Below is a window of Pseudomonas sp. B21-040 DNA.
CGCGAGTGAGCGGCGCACCGAAATCAGCTATCTGCTGGGCTATGCCTGCAAAGTTGCGGCGAGACACCAGGTCAAGCTGCCCCACCTTAATCAACTGCAGCAGCGGCTGATTGCCCATCTGCACAGCCTTGGATTGCCCAGCGACTGAGCAGCGGCTACGCTGGCCACTTGTTCCATTCAAGCGACGAACCTGATGCCATTGCGCCAGCGCCTCGAAAACCTCCCCGTCGGCCAGAAGTTGCTGGCCGCCCTGCTGGTGCTGTTGATCACCATCCTGTTGGTCGCCAACCTGACCTTCATCAGCGCGTCGTATTACATCTCCCAGGAAAGCATGGCCCCCCAAGCCCTGCAAACCATTGGCCGACTGGTGTCCAACCCGAGCCTGGTGGCCGACGCCTTGAAGTCGCCACAAAACGCCGAACGCCTGCTCAAGGAGCTCGACAGTTACTCGCCGCTGCGTGCGGCAGCCCTTTATGACGGCAAGGGTGAACGGCTGGCGCAGTTGCAGCACGGCGACAAACTGAGCCTGCCGGGGCGCTACCAGCACATTGAAGCCTGGCAAGCGACCGAGTTCCGCAGCAATCAATTGATCACCCTGCCCCGCCCCGGCACCGATCCCGGCCACTTGCTGTTGGTGGCCAGCAGTGAATTGCCGATGGCGTTCTACACCGGCACCCTCACCGCCAGCCTCGGCATTCTGATCTTCAGCGTGCTGTTGTGGCTGGTGATCGCACGGCAGATCAAACGCCTGATTACCCGACCTATCCATGAGCTTGAAGAACTGTCCCGGCAAGTCACCCGCGAAGAGAACTACGCACTGCGCGCCTCCCGTGGCAACCATGACGAAATCGGCAGCCTCGCCGAGGCGTTCAACACCATGCTCTCGCGAATCGAGGCCCGGGAGCAGCAGCTCAAGCGTGCCCGGGACGACTCCCAGGCTGCATACGATCAAGCCCAAGGCCTTGCCGAAGAAACGCGCCATACCAACCGCAAGCTGGAACTCGAAGTTCAGGTGCGCAGCAAAATCGAAAAGAAACTCACAGGCTTCCAGAACTACCTCAACAGCATCATCGACTCCATGCCGTCAGCACTGATCGCCCTCGACGAGCAGCTCTACGTGACCCAGTGGAATCAGGAAGCCAGCGCCTTGTCCGGCACACGCCTGGACGAAGCCTTGAACCAGCCGATCTTCCTCGCCTTCGAACCGCTGAAACCGTTTCTGCCGCAGCTCAAGCAAACCGTCGAGCAGCACACCGTGGCCAAGATCGAGCGCGTAACGTGGTTCAAGGATGATGAGCCCAAACACTACGCCCTGACCTTTTACCCGCTGATGGGCGGTGCCGGGCGTGGCGTAGTGATCCGCATCGACGACATTACCCAGCGCCTGTCCCTGGAAGAAATGATGGTGCAGTCGGAAAAAATGCTTTCCGTAGGCGGCCTCGCCGCCGGCATGGCCCACGAAATCAATAACCCGTTGGGCGCGATCCTGCACAACGTGCAGAACATACGCCGACGCCTGTCGCCGGACTTGCCGAAGAACATGGAGCAAGCCGAGCAGATCGGTATCGAGCTGGAAACGGTCAACCAATACCTGCAAGTGCGCGAAGTACCGCAACTGCTTGATGGCATTCAGCAGGCCGGTGCCCGTGCGGCGAAAATTGTCACGCACATGCTCAGTTTCAGCCGCCGCAGCACCCGGCAAATGGCCCCGTGCGACCTGCCGGCACTGATCGATCAAGCAGTGGACATCGCCGGTAACGACTTTGATCTGGCGATCGGTTTCGACTTCAAGGGCCAGGCGATCATTCGCCAGTTCGATCCGGCGCTGGGTCCGGTGCCCGGTACGGCCAACGAACTGGAACAAGTACTGCTCAACCTGTTGAAAAACGCGGCCCAGGCCATTCACCAGCGCGAGGATGACAGCGAACCGGGGCGGATCATCCTGCGCACCCGACTGAACCCGCCATGGGCCGAAATCCAGGTCGAGGACAACGGCATCGGCATGAGCGAGAACGTGCGCAAACGTACGTTCGAGCCGTTCTTCACCACCAAAGAAATCGGCCAGGGCACGGGCCTGGGCCTGTCGGTCTCCTATTTCATCATCACCAACAATCACAAGGGCCAGATGGAAGTGCAGTCGACGCCGGGCCAAGGCACCTGTTTCACGTTGCGCCTGCCCTTGTCGGGTACGCCGGTCGTCTCTCAAGAACTCAATCAGCTATCGAGGTAACCCATGGGCTTTCGCTTGTCGAAGATCTACACCCGCACTGGCGACAAAGGCGAAACCGGGCTCGGAGATGGTCGCCGGGTACCCAAGGACCACCCGCGAATCGAGGCGATTGGCGAAGTCGATTCGTTGAACAGTCAGGTCGGCGTGCTGCTGGCCGGTTTGGCCGCCCAAAGCGCGCAATACCCGGGTTTGAACGAGGTGATCGAGGTGTTGGCGCCTTGCCAGCATCGGCTGTTCGACCTCGGCGGCGAACTGGCTATGCCGGTGTATCAGGCACTGGATGCCGCGGAAATCGAACGCCTGGAAGCGGCGATTGATCGCTGGAATGAAGAGTTGGGGCCGCTGGAGAATTTCATTCTGCCCGGCGGTTCAGCGTTGATCGCTCAGGCACACGTGTGCAGAAGCCTGGCGCGCAGCACGGAGCGACGGTGCCAGCAGTTGAATGCGCTTGAACCGTTGGCTGGGGTTGGACTGGCGTACATCAATCGGTTGTCGGATTTACTGTTTGTGGTGGCGCGGCTGATTGCCAAGCGCCAGGGAGTTGCCGAGATACTTTGGCAGGCGGCCGCTAAACCTCAGGTTTAGCTGATCGTTCCCACGCATGATCGTTCCCACGCTCTGCGTGGGAATGCAGCAAGGGACGCTCCGCGTCCCAAAAGCGGACGCAGAGCGTCCAGGGATACATTCCCACGCAGAGCATGGGAACGATCAGCTCAGCTCTCAGGCCAGAATGCCCGAATCCCCGCCACACCCTGCGCCCCTGCTTCCCAGGCTTGTTGCCGCTCTGCCGGGCCAACACCGCCCAACAGGAACACCGGCTTGCTGAACCCTTCGATCAACACCGAAGCCTGCTCCCAACCCAATGGCTCAGCACCCGGATGAGTCAGGGTGGGCTGCACCGGCGACAGGGTCACAAAGTCCACGCCCATCTGCTCGGCCAGCGCCAGCTCTTCAGCGTTGTGGCACGACGCCGCCAACCAGCGCGAGGCCGGTAACGGTCGACCCGCCGCTGCGTACTTGCGCAACTGCGCCGCCGTGATGTGCCATCCGGCGGACGGGAAGTCTCCCAGCCATTCGAAAGGCCCCTTGATCATCAGCTGCGCCTTGCCGGCACACAGCCCTGCCGCATCCACCGCCAGATCGCGGTACTTCGGATCGTAGCCGTTGGGAGCCCGTAGCTGGATCAGCTTGATCCCCCCCGCGATGGCTTTCTGGATTCCGCGCAGCAATGCCGGGGTTTCCAGGTCTTCGGGGGTAATCAAGTACTCGGCGGGTAACCGTGCAGCCGCGACGATCGGCTGATTGGCCGCGGGAAACTCATAATCCACCAGCTCCCGCGGCGTCACCCAGGACAATGGCTGGCCTTCAGCGCCGTGGGGGTCGCCGGTAAACGCGGAAACTTCCCAGACGTCCAGCAACACGTGCTTGTCCGGGTAGTCGTGATGAACCTTGATCAGGGGGCGCGCAGCGGTGACCACAATGCCCAGCTCTTCGTGAAGCTCACGGGCCAGTGCGGTTTCGACGGATTCGTCACCCTCGACCTTGCCACCGGGAAACTCCCACAAGCCACCCTGATGCTGAGTGTCGGCACGGCGTGCGATAAGAATCTTGCCGCTGTTATCACGAATAACCGCGGCAGCTACATGGACTCGTTTCACTGCCCTATCTCCTCCAGACCCGCCTTTTGCCAGGCTTTGAAGGCCGGCCACTGGTAGATCGTTTCGACGTAGGCTTCATCCGCTGCCGGCAACTTCACCTGATAGGTGCGCAGACGTACAGCAATTGGCGCGAAGATCGCATCGGCCAACGTCGCGCTGCCGAACAGGAACGGACCGGTATCGGTGGCCACCGCGCGGCATTCAGCCCACAGCGCGAGCATGCGCTGGATGTCGGCCTCGACGTCAGGAATTGTTGGCGACAGCGGCGCATCGTGACTCAGGTCGAATGGCATGTTGCCACGCATGGCAAAGAACCCGGAGTGCATTTGCGCGCAGGCCGAACGCGCCTGAGCACGGGCGGCGGTGTCTTTGGGCCAGAGGCCCGCCTCGGGAAACTGCTCCGCCAGATACTCGGCGATGGCCAGGGAATCGGCGATGGTACCGTGTTCGGTTTTCAGCAGCGGGACCTTGCCGGCGGGCGAATGCTTGAGCAGGCGCGCGCGGGTGTCTGGTTGACCCAGCTTGATCAGTTCTTCGGTGTAGGCCGCGCCCGTCAGGTCGAGGGCCAAGGCGCCACGCAGCGACCAGGAGGAAAGCAGTTTGTCGCCGATGATCAGGTGGAGGCTCATGTTCGGGACCTTTTGATGAGGGGTACAGACCGGAATCTTCAGTGTCTGGTCGTCCTTCATCGCGGGCAAGCCTTGCTCCTACAGGGTGTGTTGTGAACGACACAAAACTGTAGGAGCAAGGCTTGCCTGCGATAGGAGCGACTCGGTCTTAAGTACGGTACTCGGCGTTGATTTTCACGTATTCGTGGGACAAGTCGGTGGTCCAGATGGTTTCGCTGCAGTCGCCGCGACCCAACTCGATACGGATGGTGATCTCTTCCTGCTGCATCACTGCAGCGCCCTGGGCTTCGGTGTACGTCGCGGCCCGTGCGCCACGGCTGGCAATGCACACTTCACCGAGGAACACGTCGATCTTGCTCACGTCCAGGTTCGGTACGCCGGCACGGCCAACGGCTGCCAGGATGCGGCCCCAGTTCGGATCGGAGGCAAACAACGCCGTCTTGATCAGCGGCGAGTGCGCCACGGTATAACCAACGTCCAGGCATTCCTGGTGATTGCCGCCGCCATTGACTTCAACGGTGACGAACTTGGTCGCGCCTTCGCCGTCACGAACGATGGCCTGGGCCACGTCCATGCACACCTCGAACACCGCTTGTTTCAACTTGGCGAACAACTCGCCTTCGGCACGGGTAATTTCCGGCAGCGCCGCCTGACCGGTGGCGATCAGCATGCAGCAATCGTTGGTCGACGTGTCGCCGTCGATGGTGATGCGGTTGAACGACTTGTTGGCACCGTCCAGCAGCAGGTTTTGCAGCACGTCACGGGAGACTTTTGCGTCGGTGGCGATGTAGCCGAGCATGGTCGCCATGTTCGGACGGATCATGCCCGCGCCTTTGCTGATGCCGGTCACGGTGATGGTCACACCGTCATGCTCAAACTGGCGGCTGGCACCCTTTGGCAGGGTGTCAGTGGTCATGATGCCGGTGGCGGCCGCTTCCCAGTTGTGGATCGACAGGTCGTCGAGAGCGGCTTGCAGCGCGCCTTCGATTTTCTCGACCGGCAGCGGCTCGCCGATCACACCCGTGGAGTACGGCAACACCAGGCTGGCGTCGACACCGGTCAACTCAGCCAGTTTGGCGCAAGTACGCTCGGCGGCGGCCAGGCCGGGTTCGCCAGTACCGGCGTTGGCATTGCCGGTGTTGGTCAACAGGTAACGCACCGGGCCTTGCACACGTTGCTTGGCCAGGATGACCGGCGCTGCGCAAAAAGCGTTCAGCGTGAATACGCCCGCGACCGTGGAGCCTTCGGCACAGCGCATGACCACAACATCCTTGCGCCCCGGGCGCTTGATGCCCGCCGAGGCAATACCGAGTTCAAAACCGGCAACCGGGTGCAACGTTGGCAAAGGACCAAGACCAACAGCCATGAATGCGCTCCTTAAAAAATGTAGTCATCCCCGTCATATGAACGGCGGTGTTAAATGGCAAAACGCCGCGACGGCTGAAGCCGGTCGCGGCGCGGGTATTTCAGCGATTGAAACGGGGTTTACTGGATCTGCCCGTGGCAATGCTTGAACTTCTTGCCCGAACCGCAGTAGCACAGCTCGTTACGGCCCAGCTTCTGCTCGTTGCGAACCGGAGCGGTGGCAAGGGCCACATCGATCTCTTCACCCAACTGTTCAGGTTGCTCCAGGCCCGGCGCTTCCTCGTGCAGGAACTGCATGCGAGCAGCCAGCGCTTCGGCTTCCTGACGCAGGCGTTGCTCTTCTTCGATCGGGTCTTCGCGGCGAACCTGAACGTGGGACAGCACACGGATAGAGTCGCGCTTGATCGAATCCAGCAGCTCGGAGAACAGCGTGAACGACTCGCGCTTGTACTCTTGCTTCGGGTTCTTCTGGGCATAGCCACGCAAGTGGATGCCGTGACGCAGGTGGTCCATGGTCGACAGGTGGTCTTTCCACAGGTCGTCCAGCACGCGCAGAACGATTTGCTTCTCGAAGCTGCGCAGCGCTTCGGCGCCCGCCTGGTCTTCTTTCTCGTTGTACGCCGCGATCAGCTCTTGCATCAGCTTCTCGCGCAGGGTCTCTTCGTACAGGTGATCGTCTTCGTCGAGCCATTGCTGGATCGGCAGCGCCACACCGAAGTCGCTCTGCAACGCCGCTTCCAGACCGGCCACGTCCCACTGCTCAGGCAGCGATTGCGGTGGAATGTGCGCGCTGATGGTGGCATTGAGCACGTCCTGACGGAAATCGGCGATGGTCTCGCCAATGTTGTCAGCGGCCAGCAACGTGTTACGCATGTGATAAATCACTTTACGCTGTTCGTTGTTGACGTCGTCGAACTCGAGCAGTTGCTTACGAATGTCGAAGTTACGGCCTTCAACCTTGCGTTGAGCCTTTTCAATGGCGTTGGTCACCATGCGGTGCTCGATCGCCTCGCCTGGCTGCATGCCCAGGGCCTTCATGAAGTTCTTCACCCGATCAGAGGCAAAGATACGCATCAGGCTGTCTTCCAGCGACAGGTAGAAACGGCTGGAACCGGCGTCGCCCTGACGACCGGCACGACCACGCAGCTGGTTGTCGATACGGCGCGATTCGTGACGTTCGGAAGCAATAACCTGCAAGCCACCCGACTCGAGCACTTGCTGGTGACGCTTCTGCCAGTCGGCCTTGATCTGGGCGATCTGCTCTGGCGTTGGATCTTCGAGGGAAGCCACTTCCACTTCCCAGTTACCGCCCAACAGGATGTCGGTACCACGACCGGCCATGTTGGTGGCGATGGTCAGTGCGCCTGGGCGACCGGCCTGGGCAATGATCTCGGCTTCTTTTTCGTGGAACTTGGCGTTCAGAACCTTGTGTTCGATGCCTTCCTTCACGAGCAGGCTGGACATGTGCTCGGAGGTTTCGATGGTCGCCGTACCGACCAGTACCGGACGGCCAGCGGCCATGCTTTCCTTGATGTCCGCCACGATGGCCGCGTACTTCTCGTCGGCCGTCAGGAACACCAGGTCGTTGTAGTCTTTACGGGCCAGCGGCTTGTTCGGCGGAATGACCATGACCTGCAGGCCATAGATCTGATGGAACTCGAACGCTTCGGTGTCAGCCGTACCGGTCATGCCGGACAGTTTGTTGTACAGACGGAAGTAGTTCTGGAACGTGGTCGATGCCAGGGTCTGGCTTTCGGCCTGAATGTTCAGGTTTTCCTTGGCTTCGATAGCCTGGTGCAGGCCTTCGGACAAACGACGGCCCGGCATGGTACGACCGGTGTGTTCGTCGACCAGGACAACCTGACCGTCCTGCACGATGTACTCGACGTTGCGGTGGAACAGTTTGTGCGCACGCAGACCGGCGTAAACGTGAGTCAGCAGGCTCAGGTTGTGCGCCGAATACAGGCTTTCGCCTTCAGCCAGCAGGCCGAGGGAGGTCAGCGACTCTTCAACGAACTGGTGACCGGCTTCGTTGAGTTCGACCTGACGGGTCTTCTCGTCAACGGTGTAGTGGCCGGCCTTGGTGACTTCGCCTTCAACTTCTTCGATGTGCAATTCCAGCCGCGGGATCAGTTTGTTGATCTCGATGTACAGCTTGGAGCTGTCCTCGGCCTGACCGGAAATGATCAGCGGAGTACGGGCTTCGTCGATGAGGATGGAGTCGACTTCGTCGATTACGGCAAAATTGAGTTCGCGCTGGAATTTTTCTTCCATGCTGAACGCCATGTTGTCGCGCAGGTAATCGAAACCGAATTCGTTGTTGGTGCCGTAAGTGATGTCGGCGGCGTAAGCCAGGCGCTTCTCTTCCGGCGGCTGGAATGGCGTGACCACACCGACCGTCAGGCCGAGGAACTCATAGAGCGGACGCATCCAGTTGGCGTCACGACGGGCCAGGTAGTCGTTCACGGTGACAACGTGCACGCCCTTGCCGGACAGCGCGTTGAGGTAAACACCCAGTGTCGCCACCAGGGTCTTGCCTTCACCGGTACGCATTTCCGCGATCATGCCTTCATGCAAGGTCATGCCGCCGATCAGCTGGACATCGAAGTGGCGCATACCCATGACGCGCTTGCCGGCTTCGCGGGCGACCGCAAAGGCTTCTGGCAACAGCTTGTCGAGGGTTTCCCCTTTGGCGATGCGGGCCTTGAACTCGTCTGTCTTGGCACGCAATTGATCGTCCGAAAGGGCCACCATTTGCTCTTCGAAGGCATTGACGAATTGCACCGTCTTGAGCATGCGTTTGACTTCACGCTCGTTCTTGCTTCCAAAAAGTTTCTTTAACAAAGGCGCAAACATATCGGCAGGATCTTCCACACTAAAGGGATGGAGGGCGGCCCCGAGAGTCGCCCGTGCAGCCCTCATGGCCGCATGCGAACGAGCATTCTACCCGGAAACGATGGTGAGGAAAGTGGCGTTATTCCACGATGCATGCACTGCGTTGTAACGGGGCTCACTTAAAATAAGGGCTTTTTGCTGAACTTCAAGCCATTCACTGCAGAAGTTACTTGTTGATTTAATGGGTAAAGCGAGCGCAAAGCAATGGGTCGGGTGCACGTGATGCTTTCTGCTACCATAGCGGCTCTGTTACTTCAGGTGTCTGATCATGGCATTTCGCCCTCTCACGGCCAGAGCACCCGCCGTTCTGCTTCGCGAAGCCAAGCCGCTGAAAGCCATTTTCAGCCAGGCTCAACGCCTGGGTCATTTACAACGTCTGCTCGAAAGCCAATTGCAGCCTGCCGCCCGTGAACATTGCCATGTGGCGTCGTGGCGCGAAGGCAGTTTGCTGCTGATCATTACCGATGGTCATTGGGCAACGCGCTTGCGTTATCAGCAAAAGCGCCTGCATCGCCAACTGCAAATGTTTGATGAATTCGCCAGTTTGACGCGGATTCTGTTCAAGGTGCAGCCGCCAACCGTGCAACAAGGGGCTGCTGGCCACACCATCAGTTTGTCGCCCAACGCGGGCGCGACCATTCAGGCCACGGCCGAGAGCATCAGCGATCCGAATCTGCGGGCCGCCCTGGAACGCCTGGCGGCCCACGCCAAGCCCAAAACCTGAGATCACCGATTTCTGTAGGCGCATGGCTTGCCCGCGATGGGCGCGCCGCAGTGCAACAGATACTCCGCGTTATCGTTCATCGCGGGCACGCCATGCCCCTACAGGGTTCAGCGGCTTTTTTTGCCGCCGAGCAGCGAGCCCATCAGCCCACGCACCAATTGTCGGCCTAACTGGTTAGCCGCCTGTCGCATGGCCGACTTCAACGCCTGCCCGGCTGCCGTACCCAGAAATTCCCCGGCCTGGTCAGTGAAGCTTGGCTCTTCGGGTGCTGGCTTGGCCGGCGTCGCATCGGGATCGGGGGCCAACCCCTTGCGCCCCATCAGCACTTCATAAGCCGACTCACGGTCGATCGGTTTGTCATAACGGCCCTGCAACGGCGAACCGGCCACCAGCGCCGCACGCTCCGCCTCGCTCAAGGGCCCGATCCTCGATTGCGGTGGCGCGATCAATACACGCTGGACCATCTCCGGCGTGCCTTTATCGGCCAGCGTGCCGACCAGCGCCTCGCCAATCCCCAACTCGGTCAAAACCGACAAGGTATCGAACGCCGGGTTCGGCCGAAAACCCTCGGCCACGGCGCGCAAGGATTTCTGTTCCTTGGCCGTGAACGCGCGCAAGCCGTGCTGAACGCGCAAACCCAACTGCGCCAGCACGTCATCCGGTAAGTCGCCCGGCGACTGGGTGACGAAATACACCCCCACGCCTTTCGAGCGAATCAGTCGCACCACTTGTTCCAAGCGGTCCTGCAACGCCTTGGGCGTGCCCGCGAACAGCAAATGTGCCTCGTCGAAAAACAGCGCCAGCAGCGGTTTGTCCGCATCGCCGCGCTCCGGCAATTGTTCGAACAATTCAGCCAGCAACCAGAGCAGGAAGGTCGCATAAACCTTCGGTGCTTCGTGCACCAGGCGACTGGCATCCAGCAAATGAATGCGCCCGCGACCGTCAGCGGTTGGCTGCAGGATGTCTTCGAGTTGCAGCGCCGGCTCGCCAAACAGCGCTTCGGCGCCTTGTTGCTCCAGGGTCGCCAGACGCCGCAGCAGCGCCTGACTTGAGCCGGTGGTCATCAACGCAGCGTCATCCCCGAGCAATTCGGGGTGGTCGCGCAGGTGATTGAGCAGCGCCTTCAGATCCTTGAGATCGAGCAGCAATAGCCCTTCGCGATCCGCCACCTTGAACGCCGCATACAGCGCCGACTGTTGACTGTCGGTCAGTTCCAGCAGGCTGCCGAGCAACAACGGGCCCATTTCACTCAAGGTTGTGCGCAATGGATGACCGGACTGGCCATGAATGTCCCACAGGGTCACCGGATACGCCTGGGGCTTGTGGTTCAGCCACGGCATCCCGGCAATGCGTTCGGCGATCTTGCCTTGCGGGTTGCCGGCGGCGCCGAGACCGCACAAGTCGCCCTTGATGTCGGCGGCAAACACCGCCACCCCGGCATCGCTGAAGGCTTCGGCCATGCGCTGCAACGTGACGGTTTTACCCGTCCCGGTAGCGCCTGCGACCAGACCGTGGCGGTTCGCCAGACGCATGGCCTGGGCGATGGGCTCGCCGGCAAGGTCAGCGCCGAGAACGAGTTGCAATGAGTCAGGCATTTTGTCACCCATGGTTAATCTTTGAGCCGGCACGGCCGATACAAAAACCGAGACTACACAGAAATTAGCGTCGGTAATTCCCTAAGGAGAGGACGGAAATATCAGCTTATTTTCAACACTGCCCATTTTGCGTGCCTTTATAAAAGCACGCTCAGGACATTAAGACCTTAGCGGAACCCCAAGCCATGAACAAAAACCTGCGCTTCAGCCATAAAATCTTGCTTGCCGCCGCCCTCGTCGTAATTGCAGCCTTCGCTTCGTTTACTCTGTACAACGACTATCTGCAGCGCAATGCAATACGCAGCAATCTCGACAACTACCTGCAAGAAATGGGCAGCGTGACGGCCAACAATATCCATACCTGGCTGGCGGGCCGTAGCCTGTTGATCGAAAACCTGTCACAAAACGTCGCATTGAACGCTGACACCGGCAACGTCTCCAAGCTTCTTGAACAGAAGGCGGTGACGTCAACCTTCATGGGCGCCTATCTGGGCAACAAGGATGGCACCTTCATCATCCGCCCAGACAGCAAAATGCCGGATGGCTATGACCCTCGCGCTCGCCCTTGGTACAAGAGTGCCCAAAGCGCCAGCGGCTCGGCACTGACCGAACCGTACATCGATCTCGCGTCTGGCCAATTGGTCATTTCCATCGTCAACAGTGTGCTCAAAGACGGTCAAAACATCGGTGTGGTCGGCGGTGACCTGAGCTTGCAAGTGATCGCCGACAGCCTCAACGCGCTGGACTTCAACGGCATGGGTTATGCCTTCCTGGTCAGCGCCGACGGCAAGATCCTGGTTCACCCGGACAAAGCCCTGGTGATGAAGTCCCTGAGCGAGGCGTTTCCGAAAAACACCCCGCGCATCAGCAACGACTTAAGTGAAGTCGACGTTGACGGCAAGACCCGCATCGTCACGTTCACCCCGATCAAAGGCCTGTCCTCGGTGAACTGGTACATCGGTCTGTCGGTGGATAAAGACAAAGCCTACGCAATGCTCAGCGAATTCCGCGCCTCGGCGGTCGTAGCGACCGTCATCGCCGTGGCCATCATCATCGCGTTGCTGGGCATGCTGATCCGCATCCTGATCCAGCCGTTGCACGTCATGACCCGCGCGATGGCCGACATTGCCGACGGTGAAGGCGACCTGACCAAGCGCCTGACCATTGAAAACAACGACGAATTTGGCGTTCTCGGCACGGCGTTCAACCGTTTCGTGGAGCGTATCCACGGTTCGATCCGTGAAGTGTCCTCGGCCACCGGCCAGGTCAACGAAGTGGCCCTGCGTGTGGTCGCCGCGTCGAACTCGTCGATGTTCAACTCCGACCAACAAGCCTCGCGCACCAGCAGCGTGGCCGCAGCGATCAATCAGCTCGGTGCCGCCGCCCAGGAAATCGCTCGTAACGCCGCTCAAGCGTCGAGCCAGGCCAGTGATGCCCGCAGCCTGGCCGAAGACGGCCAGCAAGTGGTGGATCGCAGCATCAAAGCGATGAATCAACTGTCGAGCATGCTCAGCGCTTCGAGCACCAATATCGAATCGCTAAACAGCAAAACCGTGAACATCGGGCAAATTCTCGAAGTGATCACCAGCATCTCCCAACAAACCAACTTGTTGGCACTGAACGCGGCCATCGAAGCGGCCCGTGCCGGTGAAGCCGGACGTGGTTTTGCGGTGGTGGCCGACGAAGTGCGCAACCTCGCACACCGCACTCAGGAGTCGGCACAGCAGGTGCAGACCATGATCGAGGAACTGCAAGTCGGCGCCCGTGAGTCCGTCAGTACCATGAGCGACAGCCAGCGCCACAGTCAGGACAGCGTGGAAATCGCCAACCTGGCGGGCGAGCGCTTGAACAGCGTGACCTTGCGCATCGGAGAAATCGACGGGATGAACCAGTCGGTGGCGACGGCGACTGAAGAACAGACCGCGGTGGTGGAGTCGATCAACGTCGACATTACCGAGATCAACACCCTCAATCAGGAAGGTGTGGAAAACCTGCAATCGACATTGCGGGCGTGCTCCGACCTTGAGCAGCAGGCAGCGCGACTCAAGCAGTTGGTAGGCAGTTTCCGTATCTAGTGTCTGAACCGGCCCCTTCGCGGGCAAGCCCATTCCCGGGGTTTTGCGTGAACCTGGGAGAGAAGGCTTGCCCGCGAGAGCGGTCTCAAGACACTACCAATCCTCGCTGTCGCGTCCCCCTCCGCCTCGGCCAATGGCGAAATGTCCTGCAGGATCGATGAAGTTGCTGAAGTTCAAGCAGGCTTAGGCGTGTCATCGGGCTCTTGCTGCAACTGTTCCCACAACTCGGCGGCGCCGGGAAACTCCGTACCATCTTCGGGGCTCATGTCCTCCGGATCGTAGCGACTCAAGCATCCCTCGCCTAATGTCGCTGGTGCCTTGGAAGTGGCTTTGTCGAGTGGATCGGCCATGGTCAAAACCTCAGTGTAGAAACGGCGAAGGGCCTGAAGCGATTGAACGCCCAGGCCCTTCGAATTTCAACCGTGTTGTATGACAGTCAGAACACTACGGTTTTGTTGCCGTGTACTAACACCCGGTCTTCCAGGTGAT
It encodes the following:
- a CDS encoding helicase HerA-like domain-containing protein — its product is MPDSLQLVLGADLAGEPIAQAMRLANRHGLVAGATGTGKTVTLQRMAEAFSDAGVAVFAADIKGDLCGLGAAGNPQGKIAERIAGMPWLNHKPQAYPVTLWDIHGQSGHPLRTTLSEMGPLLLGSLLELTDSQQSALYAAFKVADREGLLLLDLKDLKALLNHLRDHPELLGDDAALMTTGSSQALLRRLATLEQQGAEALFGEPALQLEDILQPTADGRGRIHLLDASRLVHEAPKVYATFLLWLLAELFEQLPERGDADKPLLALFFDEAHLLFAGTPKALQDRLEQVVRLIRSKGVGVYFVTQSPGDLPDDVLAQLGLRVQHGLRAFTAKEQKSLRAVAEGFRPNPAFDTLSVLTELGIGEALVGTLADKGTPEMVQRVLIAPPQSRIGPLSEAERAALVAGSPLQGRYDKPIDRESAYEVLMGRKGLAPDPDATPAKPAPEEPSFTDQAGEFLGTAAGQALKSAMRQAANQLGRQLVRGLMGSLLGGKKSR
- the secA gene encoding preprotein translocase subunit SecA, translating into MFAPLLKKLFGSKNEREVKRMLKTVQFVNAFEEQMVALSDDQLRAKTDEFKARIAKGETLDKLLPEAFAVAREAGKRVMGMRHFDVQLIGGMTLHEGMIAEMRTGEGKTLVATLGVYLNALSGKGVHVVTVNDYLARRDANWMRPLYEFLGLTVGVVTPFQPPEEKRLAYAADITYGTNNEFGFDYLRDNMAFSMEEKFQRELNFAVIDEVDSILIDEARTPLIISGQAEDSSKLYIEINKLIPRLELHIEEVEGEVTKAGHYTVDEKTRQVELNEAGHQFVEESLTSLGLLAEGESLYSAHNLSLLTHVYAGLRAHKLFHRNVEYIVQDGQVVLVDEHTGRTMPGRRLSEGLHQAIEAKENLNIQAESQTLASTTFQNYFRLYNKLSGMTGTADTEAFEFHQIYGLQVMVIPPNKPLARKDYNDLVFLTADEKYAAIVADIKESMAAGRPVLVGTATIETSEHMSSLLVKEGIEHKVLNAKFHEKEAEIIAQAGRPGALTIATNMAGRGTDILLGGNWEVEVASLEDPTPEQIAQIKADWQKRHQQVLESGGLQVIASERHESRRIDNQLRGRAGRQGDAGSSRFYLSLEDSLMRIFASDRVKNFMKALGMQPGEAIEHRMVTNAIEKAQRKVEGRNFDIRKQLLEFDDVNNEQRKVIYHMRNTLLAADNIGETIADFRQDVLNATISAHIPPQSLPEQWDVAGLEAALQSDFGVALPIQQWLDEDDHLYEETLREKLMQELIAAYNEKEDQAGAEALRSFEKQIVLRVLDDLWKDHLSTMDHLRHGIHLRGYAQKNPKQEYKRESFTLFSELLDSIKRDSIRVLSHVQVRREDPIEEEQRLRQEAEALAARMQFLHEEAPGLEQPEQLGEEIDVALATAPVRNEQKLGRNELCYCGSGKKFKHCHGQIQ
- a CDS encoding methyl-accepting chemotaxis protein gives rise to the protein MNKNLRFSHKILLAAALVVIAAFASFTLYNDYLQRNAIRSNLDNYLQEMGSVTANNIHTWLAGRSLLIENLSQNVALNADTGNVSKLLEQKAVTSTFMGAYLGNKDGTFIIRPDSKMPDGYDPRARPWYKSAQSASGSALTEPYIDLASGQLVISIVNSVLKDGQNIGVVGGDLSLQVIADSLNALDFNGMGYAFLVSADGKILVHPDKALVMKSLSEAFPKNTPRISNDLSEVDVDGKTRIVTFTPIKGLSSVNWYIGLSVDKDKAYAMLSEFRASAVVATVIAVAIIIALLGMLIRILIQPLHVMTRAMADIADGEGDLTKRLTIENNDEFGVLGTAFNRFVERIHGSIREVSSATGQVNEVALRVVAASNSSMFNSDQQASRTSSVAAAINQLGAAAQEIARNAAQASSQASDARSLAEDGQQVVDRSIKAMNQLSSMLSASSTNIESLNSKTVNIGQILEVITSISQQTNLLALNAAIEAARAGEAGRGFAVVADEVRNLAHRTQESAQQVQTMIEELQVGARESVSTMSDSQRHSQDSVEIANLAGERLNSVTLRIGEIDGMNQSVATATEEQTAVVESINVDITEINTLNQEGVENLQSTLRACSDLEQQAARLKQLVGSFRI
- a CDS encoding DUF721 domain-containing protein, which produces MAFRPLTARAPAVLLREAKPLKAIFSQAQRLGHLQRLLESQLQPAAREHCHVASWREGSLLLIITDGHWATRLRYQQKRLHRQLQMFDEFASLTRILFKVQPPTVQQGAAGHTISLSPNAGATIQATAESISDPNLRAALERLAAHAKPKT